CTCCAGTCGACCCAAAGCGGTAGAGCACCATATCCTTTAGATTTTCTATTCGATTTCGGTTCTTTTCGTCAAGTTCTTTGAGGCCGCCTCCTGTAGGGTCGCCTTGCTCGATGAGATCTTCTCTCGTGTCGATAAATTCGCTTCCCTCCACGTATTTGATGTATCCTTGCTTCGCCATTTTCCTCAGGAAGATTTCTGAAATGGCCGAACAGAGTACAACCGCATTAGGGTCCTGcatcttggcaatcttgGCAATGTTCTTATCTGCATCGGGATGATCGATCTTGTTTAGCGCTATAACCGTCGGGAACTTTTCGTCGATGAAGCAGTTGACAATGTGCTCAATCGTTTCATCGGACCACTCCTCCAGCGGCTCTTTCACGCCTGATCGATCTATTGTCCGCTGTACCGTTACGGTTGTGGATCCGTAACCGGAAAACTGGTTTTGTAATGTCTCGACAGCCGTCGCCTTGACCGCGATATGCCGCCGCTTGATGCCTCCCCATTTTTGCATCAGATTACCCAGAATCCATGCAACAACCTCGCTGCGCAGCCATGCGATATCAACCGAAGGATCGTAGCCTCTCGTCTCCTTGCCTTCCGCATCGACGGTTCCGGACGCATCAACGACGTGAATAAGCGCATCGGCATGTCGTAGATCGTCCAAGAATTTGTTTCCCAGGCCACGGCCTTGATGCGCACCAGGCACTAACCCCGCGACATCTAGAAGCTCGATCGGTACAGATCGTCGGCCGTCGACGCAAGATCCGTAGTTGGGTTTGCATCTGTCTGAGACGTTGAAGCGCGCGCAGGCGCAGTCGATCTGAAGGTATCCTATCGCTCGCTGAGGATCAATGGTGGTAAATCTGTCGCACAAGAACAAAAGAGGATGTCCAAGTCAGCTTCGCGAGCTTTTATTCGAGTGGGAATGGGGTGGGTGGGCGAGTATTCACGGGAAGTTGCCTGCACAAAAGGATGTTAGTCTCAGTATAAGCATCTATCAGATGAGCGACGGATGGTCCCCTTTGTTGTTTCCTCGCTTCGCTTATGGTT
This genomic stretch from Trichoderma breve strain T069 chromosome 1, whole genome shotgun sequence harbors:
- a CDS encoding 50S ribosome-binding GTPase domain-containing protein codes for the protein MPRDPLIGLVGKPSAGKSSTLNSLTDASSKVGNFPFTTIDPQRAIGYLQIDCACARFNVSDRCKPNYGSCVDGRRSVPIELLDVAGLVPGAHQGRGLGNKFLDDLRHADALIHVVDASGTVDAEGKETRGYDPSVDIAWLRSEVVAWILGNLMQKWGGIKRRHIAVKATAVETLQNQFSGYGSTTVTVQRTIDRSGVKEPLEEWSDETIEHIVNCFIDEKFPTVIALNKIDHPDADKNIAKIAKMQDPNAVVLCSAISEIFLRKMAKQGYIKYVEGSEFIDTREDLIEQGDPTGGGLKELDEKNRNRIENLKDMVLYRFGSTGVVQVLSKAAELLGLVPVFPVRNTTTFSSGASESKFVFRDCVLVKKGLTVGDVARKVMGDAPIAFVEGVGNMRVSEDDVVAVGKNDVLSFKVGRT